From Paenibacillus sp. PK3_47, the proteins below share one genomic window:
- a CDS encoding DUF4265 domain-containing protein produces the protein MPDKVGLHLCFDEHGREIEIIDVTPLSRDQYRIEETPIFNPGIALGDIIRVKEKQGVSYYVETVQKSGYRRHAWLLSREAAFSRDIKDFTQLVTEHGGRWEQIFGGLFVIHMPRNTIIDVELEMSRIIERFDH, from the coding sequence ATGCCGGATAAAGTAGGACTGCATTTATGCTTCGATGAGCATGGACGTGAAATTGAAATTATTGATGTGACTCCGCTGTCACGGGATCAGTACCGTATTGAGGAAACACCGATTTTTAACCCCGGTATTGCCCTGGGTGATATTATCAGAGTGAAGGAAAAGCAGGGCGTATCTTATTATGTGGAAACTGTGCAGAAATCCGGCTACCGGAGACATGCCTGGCTGCTCAGCAGAGAGGCGGCCTTTTCCCGGGATATCAAAGACTTTACACAGCTGGTAACAGAGCATGGAGGAAGATGGGAGCAGATTTTCGGAGGTCTTTTTGTAATTCATATGCCGCGTAATACTATTATTGATGTTGAACTGGAAATGTCCCGGATTATAGAACGATTTGATCACTAA
- the lepB gene encoding signal peptidase I: MKKFLKQWVPSILIGVVLSLFIRTYVAEAMRVPTESMVPTIEVNDRLVVEKMLWLTSLKHGDIVVFTPPVQDELHKRYVKRLIGLPGDTLEIKDGSLIRNGEIIGEPYLKEPMTYTFGPVTVPEEHYFFLGDNRNVSYDAHLWPTPFVAKDKLIGKVIADVNDLF; the protein is encoded by the coding sequence ATGAAGAAATTTCTGAAGCAATGGGTACCCAGTATCCTGATCGGGGTGGTACTCTCTCTGTTTATCCGGACGTATGTTGCCGAAGCGATGCGGGTGCCGACAGAGTCCATGGTGCCTACCATCGAGGTGAATGACCGTCTTGTAGTCGAAAAAATGCTCTGGCTGACTTCGCTTAAGCACGGGGATATCGTGGTATTTACACCGCCGGTACAGGATGAGCTCCACAAAAGATACGTTAAACGGCTGATCGGTCTGCCTGGTGACACGCTGGAGATCAAAGACGGTTCCCTGATCCGCAATGGCGAGATTATCGGGGAACCGTACCTGAAAGAACCGATGACCTATACCTTTGGTCCCGTCACTGTTCCGGAGGAGCATTATTTCTTTCTCGGGGACAACCGTAATGTCAGCTATGACGCCCATTTGTGGCCGACTCCATTCGTAGCCAAGGACAAGCTGATAGGCAAGGTTATCGCTGACGTTAATGATTTGTTCTAG
- a CDS encoding Dabb family protein, which yields MFEHLVAFKFNGQYDPQNGEHLVGTLLALKEQIPGIVDITAGVNVTEETENIHGYTLGLRVTFTDQEALRAYGPHPAHRHFVGLLEGIIEEVVVVDYPIFK from the coding sequence ATGTTCGAGCATCTGGTTGCGTTTAAATTCAACGGGCAATACGATCCGCAAAACGGAGAGCATCTGGTAGGGACACTGCTTGCATTAAAAGAGCAAATTCCGGGGATTGTGGATATTACGGCTGGCGTAAACGTCACGGAAGAAACGGAGAATATTCACGGCTATACGCTGGGGCTTCGCGTGACCTTTACAGATCAGGAAGCCCTGCGGGCATATGGCCCGCACCCGGCGCACCGCCATTTTGTAGGGCTGCTTGAAGGAATTATAGAAGAAGTTGTAGTAGTAGATTATCCAATCTTCAAGTAA
- a CDS encoding HD domain-containing phosphohydrolase, protein MLSLKVHVTDLQHGDCLTTDTFNSVGLHILPKGTVIRREEISLLIRQRIDYVDIDIQNIFHPADGKVPGHGLDEEFDQAILSYESIFLETLKRGSFTPSMVDDTLRPLLETLDREKDVVALLLLLDRDDIDTYHHSLQVGLLSYYIASWLGYSREERYRISRAGYLHDIGKSQVSLSILNYAGYLTAAEEEELRRHTSYGYDIIRGSMKDEGTALAALQHHEYEDGSGYPNRISYKDIHPYTEIVSVANLYLNLTTSRLNRPKQGLVSVLRQVHEMGFGKLNGNVVQALTTHMLPGFLGKNVQLSNGEKGMIVMNNPLDLFNPLVKVNDTFRDLSRERSLTVDEVFA, encoded by the coding sequence GTGCTGAGTTTGAAAGTCCATGTCACTGATTTACAGCACGGCGATTGTCTTACGACAGACACTTTCAATAGTGTGGGCCTGCATATCCTCCCAAAGGGAACGGTAATCCGCCGTGAGGAAATCTCGCTTCTTATACGGCAAAGAATAGATTATGTGGATATTGACATCCAGAATATTTTCCATCCGGCTGACGGAAAAGTTCCGGGGCACGGATTGGATGAGGAGTTTGATCAGGCGATCCTGAGTTACGAGTCTATATTTCTGGAAACGCTGAAGCGCGGAAGCTTTACTCCGTCCATGGTGGATGATACGCTGCGGCCGCTGCTGGAGACACTGGACCGGGAAAAGGATGTCGTAGCGCTTCTGCTCCTGCTGGACCGTGATGACATTGATACCTACCATCATTCACTCCAAGTCGGGCTGCTGTCCTATTACATAGCTTCATGGCTGGGTTATTCCAGGGAAGAACGCTATAGAATCAGCCGCGCAGGCTACCTGCATGATATCGGCAAAAGCCAGGTGTCCCTGTCCATCTTAAATTATGCCGGGTATCTGACTGCTGCGGAAGAGGAGGAGCTGAGACGCCATACCTCCTACGGTTATGATATTATCCGCGGGTCCATGAAGGATGAAGGCACGGCACTGGCCGCACTGCAGCATCATGAATACGAAGACGGGAGCGGATATCCGAACAGAATCAGCTATAAGGACATCCATCCGTATACCGAAATTGTATCTGTAGCGAACCTGTACCTGAATCTTACCACCTCAAGACTGAACCGGCCCAAGCAAGGACTGGTCAGCGTGCTGCGCCAGGTGCATGAAATGGGTTTTGGCAAGCTGAACGGAAATGTGGTGCAGGCGCTGACGACACATATGCTGCCAGGCTTTTTAGGCAAAAATGTGCAGCTCAGCAACGGGGAAAAAGGTATGATTGTGATGAACAATCCGCTTGATCTGTTCAACCCGCTGGTTAAGGTTAATGATACCTTCCGAGATTTGTCACGGGAGCGCAGCCTGACAGTTGATGAGGTTTTTGCCTGA
- a CDS encoding GTP pyrophosphokinase family protein → MSTGSKIENFKQLKYDLTRFMMIYKFALEEMETKIEILKQEFQMLHDYSPIEHTKSRLKSPESIMNKVIRKNCGISFDNIKSSIKDIAGLRITCSFISDIYQVSEMLQKQDDLKVLGVKDYIKNPKPNGYQSLHLLVEVPVFLSDCQEHVCVEVQIRTIAMDFWASLEHKIFYKYSQSVPEHLTRELKHAADKAYELDLQMERLHREINEIKDAQADDTDEELKQIILNNQQFNLPANFIKLLGE, encoded by the coding sequence ATGAGTACCGGCAGCAAGATCGAAAATTTCAAACAGCTTAAGTATGATCTGACCCGTTTTATGATGATTTACAAGTTCGCTCTGGAGGAAATGGAGACCAAAATTGAAATCCTCAAGCAGGAATTTCAGATGCTCCATGACTACAGCCCTATTGAGCATACCAAATCACGCCTTAAATCTCCTGAAAGCATCATGAACAAGGTGATACGCAAAAACTGCGGGATCTCCTTTGATAATATAAAATCAAGCATCAAAGATATAGCGGGATTACGTATTACCTGTTCGTTTATCTCGGACATTTACCAGGTCAGCGAAATGCTGCAGAAGCAGGATGACCTGAAGGTACTGGGCGTGAAGGATTATATCAAGAACCCGAAGCCTAACGGCTACCAGAGCCTGCATCTGCTGGTGGAGGTTCCTGTATTTTTGTCAGATTGCCAGGAGCATGTCTGCGTTGAGGTGCAGATCCGCACGATTGCGATGGACTTCTGGGCCAGTCTTGAACATAAAATTTTCTACAAGTACAGCCAGTCGGTTCCCGAGCATTTGACCAGGGAGCTGAAGCATGCGGCGGATAAAGCTTATGAGCTGGACCTGCAGATGGAGCGGCTGCACCGGGAAATTAATGAAATTAAGGATGCCCAGGCTGATGATACCGATGAAGAGCTCAAGCAGATCATCCTCAATAACCAGCAGTTTAATCTCCCGGCTAATTTCATCAAGCTGTTAGGCGAATAA
- a CDS encoding Cof-type HAD-IIB family hydrolase, with product MAAFVTDLDGTLLTSEQRLTDYTVRVLTEAMEQGVIVSFATARGYVSAASVVSEIAWRFPVILYNGALIYDTMNRQVVDGYWLDAVISGEIIETGRRSGITPFHFTMNDRDEERVFHEPPARAGDVCFYNSRLGDKRFRETDKLEVMDGHRTLVITYIGLLEELQPVYNAVHERFGAEIQIHFIRDLYIEDHYFLEFSHPKGNKSDGLKLWARHLGLETKDILVFGDHLNDLGLFAAAGTRVAVQNAHEELKMLADTVTASNNENGVAVFLEKTLKRERC from the coding sequence ATGGCTGCATTTGTCACAGACCTGGACGGGACGCTGCTGACGTCGGAACAAAGGCTAACGGACTATACAGTTCGTGTTCTTACGGAAGCAATGGAACAGGGGGTGATTGTCAGCTTCGCGACTGCAAGAGGTTATGTAAGCGCCGCCAGTGTTGTGTCGGAGATTGCCTGGAGGTTCCCGGTTATTCTTTATAACGGAGCTCTTATTTACGATACAATGAACCGGCAGGTTGTTGACGGGTACTGGCTGGATGCAGTTATTTCCGGGGAAATCATCGAGACCGGCCGAAGGAGCGGGATTACGCCTTTCCATTTCACAATGAACGATAGGGATGAAGAAAGGGTATTTCATGAGCCGCCGGCAAGGGCAGGTGATGTTTGCTTTTATAACAGCCGTTTGGGTGACAAAAGATTCCGGGAAACTGATAAGCTTGAGGTAATGGACGGGCACCGGACGCTGGTCATTACTTATATTGGACTGCTGGAGGAGCTTCAGCCGGTGTACAATGCAGTACACGAGAGATTTGGAGCAGAGATTCAGATTCATTTCATCAGGGACTTGTACATAGAGGATCATTATTTTCTGGAGTTCAGCCATCCCAAAGGCAACAAAAGCGACGGTTTGAAACTGTGGGCACGGCACCTGGGTCTGGAGACTAAAGACATCCTTGTATTTGGCGACCATTTGAATGACCTGGGGTTATTCGCTGCTGCCGGAACCCGTGTTGCAGTGCAGAATGCCCACGAAGAGCTTAAAATGCTGGCGGATACAGTCACTGCTTCCAACAATGAGAATGGTGTGGCTGTGTTTCTGGAGAAAACTCTAAAAAGGGAGAGATGTTAA
- a CDS encoding glycoside hydrolase family 9 protein, which yields MSEHNLRTVTVNQIGYAADSRKTAMFTGEGQKFRVIHEDTGEVVFTGQTGEKRADPASGVKVHAGDFSEVTAAGRYRIEAEDGGVSAAFVIGDKPYHELQQGLLKAFYFYRCGTELDEAFAGPWGHKACHLSEGIVYGQPGLTLDSCGGWHDAGDYGKYSGPGAKAVADLLLAYELYPSAFSSSVPIPESDGVTPDVLLECRVELDWLFKMQESGTGGVYHKLTTLSFPGLDVMPEDDTAELYFSPVSATATGDFAGVMAMAARIYKPFDEAYANRCLEAARRAWEWLESHPQVPGFKNPPEISTGEYGDDTDTDERYWAAAELYRTTGEEVYHQALQALAQLSFPKYSLGWGDMGGYGTFAYLLNGEAAAETALYASLKEGLLAEAERLLHQSREDGYRISLLEEDYIWGSNMLVMNNAMLLLAAEHFSGDDAYADCALDHLHYLMGRNVLDISYVTGFGDRPVMNPHHRPSVGDNLEAPVPGLVSGGPDRGLHDEYVAEHLQGRPAAQCFADHDLSYSTNEVTIYWNSPAVFVTARFNQQA from the coding sequence ATGAGTGAACACAATCTTCGGACGGTTACAGTGAATCAGATCGGATATGCTGCGGACAGCCGGAAAACCGCAATGTTTACCGGTGAAGGGCAAAAATTCCGGGTCATTCATGAGGATACCGGTGAAGTGGTATTTACAGGTCAGACTGGGGAGAAGAGAGCAGACCCGGCAAGCGGCGTTAAGGTGCATGCCGGCGATTTCTCGGAGGTGACTGCAGCCGGAAGATACCGTATCGAAGCGGAAGACGGTGGGGTGTCGGCAGCCTTTGTCATTGGCGATAAGCCGTATCATGAGCTGCAGCAGGGATTATTGAAAGCCTTTTATTTCTACCGCTGCGGAACGGAGCTGGATGAGGCATTTGCCGGTCCTTGGGGACACAAGGCCTGTCACCTCTCAGAAGGGATTGTATACGGACAGCCTGGACTTACGCTGGACAGCTGCGGCGGCTGGCATGACGCGGGAGATTACGGTAAATATTCGGGACCGGGAGCCAAGGCTGTTGCCGATTTACTATTGGCTTATGAGCTGTATCCTTCAGCGTTCAGCAGCAGCGTGCCGATTCCGGAGAGTGACGGGGTTACGCCTGACGTGCTGCTGGAATGCAGAGTAGAGCTGGACTGGCTGTTCAAAATGCAGGAGTCCGGCACCGGCGGAGTCTATCATAAGCTGACTACTTTGAGCTTTCCGGGCCTTGATGTCATGCCGGAGGATGATACGGCAGAGCTGTATTTCTCGCCGGTGTCTGCAACGGCTACAGGGGATTTCGCCGGTGTGATGGCGATGGCGGCGCGGATCTACAAGCCGTTCGACGAAGCTTATGCGAACCGGTGTCTGGAAGCAGCCCGCCGTGCCTGGGAATGGCTGGAGAGCCATCCGCAGGTCCCCGGCTTTAAGAATCCGCCGGAGATTTCAACCGGGGAATACGGGGATGATACCGATACCGATGAGCGTTACTGGGCGGCAGCGGAGCTGTACCGGACAACCGGGGAAGAGGTATACCACCAGGCGCTTCAGGCGCTCGCACAGCTGTCCTTTCCGAAGTACAGCCTGGGCTGGGGAGATATGGGCGGCTATGGCACATTTGCCTATCTGCTCAACGGGGAAGCAGCGGCGGAGACTGCACTGTATGCTTCCCTCAAGGAAGGGCTGCTGGCCGAAGCAGAGCGGCTGCTGCACCAGAGCCGTGAGGACGGCTACCGCATCTCCCTGCTGGAAGAAGATTATATCTGGGGCAGCAATATGCTCGTGATGAATAATGCCATGCTGCTCCTGGCGGCAGAGCATTTCAGCGGTGACGATGCTTATGCAGATTGTGCGCTCGATCATCTGCATTATCTGATGGGCCGCAATGTGCTGGATATCAGCTATGTGACCGGTTTTGGCGACCGTCCGGTCATGAACCCGCATCACCGCCCGTCGGTGGGCGACAATTTGGAAGCACCGGTGCCCGGTCTGGTGTCGGGCGGTCCGGACCGCGGACTCCATGATGAGTACGTGGCTGAGCATCTGCAGGGCCGGCCTGCCGCCCAGTGCTTTGCAGACCATGACCTCAGCTACTCGACCAATGAGGTGACCATTTATTGGAACTCGCCGGCTGTGTTCGTAACTGCGAGGTTTAACCAGCAGGCGTGA
- a CDS encoding SMI1/KNR4 family protein, with amino-acid sequence MGSAIIELLKRYRVRVDRGLSPQELSEIEQRYQIVFPDDLRQLYAAGLPVGDRFLNWRDGSSANVERIRRSLNWPLEGMIFDVMHNSFWYPAWGDKPDLPEDRVRICEREYSKIPTLIPIYSHRYLPSNPPEAGNPVFSVYQTDIVYYGENLLEYFKVEFGDKPHGAIEFDQIKPIDFWSDVMG; translated from the coding sequence ATGGGCTCAGCTATTATAGAGCTGCTTAAGCGGTATAGGGTGCGGGTGGATAGGGGATTATCTCCGCAGGAATTATCGGAAATTGAACAGCGGTATCAAATTGTATTCCCGGATGACTTGCGTCAATTGTATGCTGCAGGACTGCCGGTTGGTGATCGCTTCTTGAACTGGCGCGACGGCTCATCAGCAAATGTTGAACGAATCCGCAGATCCTTGAATTGGCCGCTGGAAGGCATGATTTTTGATGTTATGCATAACTCTTTTTGGTATCCCGCATGGGGGGATAAACCGGACTTACCCGAGGATAGAGTAAGAATTTGTGAGCGGGAGTATTCAAAAATTCCAACATTAATTCCGATTTATTCTCACAGGTATCTCCCCTCCAATCCGCCGGAGGCTGGTAATCCTGTATTCTCAGTGTATCAGACCGATATTGTCTATTATGGAGAGAATCTTCTGGAATATTTCAAGGTGGAGTTCGGGGACAAGCCTCACGGGGCGATAGAGTTTGACCAAATAAAACCTATCGATTTCTGGAGCGATGTGATGGGCTGA
- a CDS encoding IS110 family transposase produces MKSNRNHTTNQRIERITMQHAVVGIDIAKDTHAAQMTDFRGRSLTPRHLSFPNTLEGFEKLLRWVKEVQSKHRLTSLLIGLEPTGHYWFNLANWLLQQGIEVVLVNPVTTHRNKENRDNSPSKNDPKDALVIADVVSRGYYTDYVTQAAAFERLKTLMSDREYWVKQLTSLGNRIVRWIDLYFPEFRQVFPDWTVLRSLASLRACPLPCDLKRLSVDEVIDHWREQGMKRASGVSGRAKAAALLAAAKRSIGDTRATEEARQDSCRLLQTYEYVSAMLGEMDEAIQSVLTEIPLAEQLRSICGLGNMTLAAVLASAGDLRLYAHGKQLLRRAGLNLAECTSGKFKGQIKLSKRATVCSVNIYTGGCWAWCGKILISSGGMRTTRREG; encoded by the coding sequence ATGAAGTCTAACCGAAACCATACAACGAATCAACGTATTGAACGAATTACTATGCAACATGCCGTGGTCGGAATCGATATCGCTAAGGATACGCATGCCGCACAAATGACTGACTTTCGTGGACGTTCCCTGACTCCGCGTCACCTGTCTTTTCCAAACACGCTGGAAGGCTTTGAGAAACTCTTGCGCTGGGTCAAAGAGGTTCAGTCAAAACATCGGCTGACGTCCCTCCTCATCGGTCTGGAGCCCACCGGACATTACTGGTTTAACCTCGCGAATTGGCTGCTTCAGCAAGGGATTGAGGTGGTACTGGTTAATCCCGTAACGACTCACCGCAATAAGGAAAATCGGGACAATAGCCCATCCAAGAACGATCCAAAGGATGCGCTTGTCATTGCAGACGTCGTCAGCCGAGGGTATTATACAGACTACGTGACTCAGGCCGCAGCGTTTGAGCGGCTAAAGACACTGATGAGCGACAGAGAATACTGGGTGAAGCAACTGACAAGTCTGGGTAACCGGATCGTCCGCTGGATTGACCTGTACTTTCCGGAATTCCGCCAAGTCTTCCCGGACTGGACGGTGCTTCGGTCGCTGGCATCACTCCGCGCTTGTCCATTGCCGTGCGACCTAAAGAGACTGAGCGTCGACGAAGTCATTGACCATTGGCGCGAACAAGGGATGAAGCGTGCCTCCGGTGTCAGCGGCAGAGCGAAGGCAGCAGCCTTGCTGGCAGCAGCAAAGCGAAGCATTGGGGATACGAGGGCAACGGAAGAAGCCCGGCAAGACAGCTGCCGCCTGCTTCAAACCTACGAGTACGTGAGCGCTATGCTAGGTGAAATGGATGAGGCCATCCAATCGGTCTTGACGGAAATCCCCTTGGCCGAGCAACTACGGAGCATCTGCGGGCTTGGAAACATGACGCTGGCAGCCGTCCTGGCCTCGGCTGGCGACCTGCGCCTCTATGCGCATGGCAAGCAATTATTGCGACGAGCCGGCCTGAATCTGGCCGAGTGCACCTCTGGTAAATTCAAAGGGCAAATCAAGCTCTCCAAGCGTGCGACAGTATGCTCCGTAAACATTTATACTGGGGGATGCTGGGCCTGGTGCGGCAAAATCCTGATTTCAAGCGGTGGCATGCGAACAACCAGGCGCGAGGGATGA
- a CDS encoding sensor domain-containing diguanylate cyclase: protein MAAPARAEAKSGRKISLTLLLIGLVTLVFVLTTTILLVASYKSKKRSLIDTTLSLNQSNAQRMSKTVDSLFRSMRTSLAYSAESLSKMNAAEPEAIDDYLELMQNSSNYFNSVILVSADGMVRSSAPQSLGITGQQVGSPSVIEAQQLKTSFLSEPHISATTGKMLVYMSEPIYDAERNYLGLIGGTIYLQDDNILNMIFGSSSIDSSGSYFYIVSKDGHLLFHPDHKRIDEDISGNEVVKQLMEGQSGQMQAINVSGISMLAGYSSVPASGWGVVVVSPEQVIQKQLVNYQRKILAYTIIPFMILLLCVFMLAHRLARPFVYLADLMSTMGKEKKKLPQLKPHWNREADLLRQAVVIAWTDIQKQTDQLTQVAMTDPLTGLTNRRSLENSINQAIAARMPFSLIVLDIDKFKFVNDTYGHLAGDEVLKHCAHILSTSIRPGDVCSRYGGEEFIIMLPRTKAGDAYVVAERIRKSLAQSKGPVERRITSSQGIAHYPTHGRNLEALLNEADQALYSAKHLGRNRTRIAGE from the coding sequence ATGGCTGCACCCGCAAGAGCAGAAGCCAAGTCCGGCAGGAAGATTAGCCTGACCTTGCTGCTGATCGGCCTGGTGACACTGGTTTTTGTGCTGACCACTACGATTTTGCTAGTCGCTTCTTATAAATCGAAAAAAAGATCTTTAATCGATACAACGCTCAGCTTAAATCAATCCAATGCCCAGCGGATGAGCAAAACTGTGGATTCGCTGTTCCGTTCCATGCGCACGAGTCTCGCTTACAGTGCCGAATCCCTCTCCAAGATGAATGCTGCTGAGCCGGAGGCGATTGATGATTATCTTGAACTTATGCAGAACAGCAGCAATTATTTTAATTCGGTAATACTCGTATCTGCCGATGGCATGGTCCGCAGCAGCGCTCCACAGTCATTGGGGATCACCGGACAACAGGTAGGCTCCCCCTCAGTTATTGAAGCGCAGCAGCTGAAAACCTCTTTTTTATCAGAACCGCATATCTCTGCCACTACCGGAAAAATGCTTGTGTACATGAGTGAGCCGATATATGACGCGGAGAGGAACTATCTTGGACTTATCGGAGGAACTATCTACCTTCAGGATGACAACATACTTAATATGATTTTTGGTAGCAGTTCAATTGACAGCTCCGGTTCATACTTTTACATAGTCAGCAAAGACGGGCATCTGCTGTTCCATCCGGACCACAAGCGGATTGACGAGGATATTAGCGGCAATGAAGTGGTGAAGCAGCTAATGGAGGGACAGAGCGGGCAAATGCAGGCGATTAATGTCAGCGGTATCTCTATGCTTGCCGGTTATTCCAGTGTTCCCGCCAGCGGCTGGGGGGTTGTCGTGGTTTCCCCTGAGCAAGTTATTCAAAAGCAGCTAGTGAATTATCAGCGCAAAATACTCGCCTACACAATTATTCCCTTTATGATTCTGCTGCTGTGTGTATTTATGCTGGCACACCGGCTTGCCCGTCCTTTTGTCTATCTCGCGGATCTAATGAGTACAATGGGCAAAGAGAAAAAGAAGCTTCCCCAACTGAAGCCGCACTGGAACCGCGAAGCGGATCTGTTGAGACAGGCAGTTGTCATTGCGTGGACGGATATCCAGAAGCAGACGGATCAGCTGACACAGGTGGCCATGACGGATCCGCTTACAGGACTCACCAACCGCCGGTCACTGGAGAACAGCATTAACCAGGCCATTGCTGCCAGGATGCCTTTTTCGCTGATTGTGCTGGATATCGATAAATTCAAGTTTGTAAATGACACCTACGGCCATCTCGCCGGGGATGAGGTATTGAAACATTGTGCGCATATCCTTAGTACCAGTATCCGGCCAGGGGATGTATGCAGCCGTTACGGCGGTGAGGAATTTATAATTATGCTTCCGCGCACAAAGGCCGGGGATGCCTATGTTGTCGCTGAACGAATCCGCAAGTCGCTGGCACAAAGCAAAGGGCCTGTTGAACGGCGCATCACCTCATCCCAGGGAATCGCACATTATCCTACCCATGGCAGAAATCTCGAAGCATTGCTCAATGAAGCTGATCAGGCGCTGTATTCCGCCAAACACCTGGGGAGAAACCGTACAAGAATTGCCGGAGAATAA
- a CDS encoding cupin domain-containing protein — MHTLLQNDKKRSAEGKDCTVTLNKDYTSPNTQFSFDVNGNTLFKKDACNYINVLSVKDLNTLDNTSLLDIYLSKANVVEPHYHQNAAELVYCISGAAVVSLINPFTNELLHFPIAPGQVANVPQGWWHYEVATVDCTHLLAIFNAPTPEVILGSDILKLTPANVLAHTYCLNEAKVKDTLAPVKPRTFIGPPADCCEPANVMAENAAAPNMPAYQYPGTQPVAQGYGYQHYPMQGYYAQPYAQQYREQPYSQSYPTYQNQAVQE, encoded by the coding sequence ATGCATACCCTATTGCAGAACGACAAAAAACGGTCAGCAGAAGGGAAGGATTGCACGGTGACTCTGAATAAGGATTACACATCGCCCAATACACAATTCAGCTTTGATGTGAACGGCAATACGTTATTTAAGAAGGATGCTTGCAACTATATTAATGTCTTGTCGGTGAAAGATCTCAATACGCTTGACAATACATCGCTGCTTGATATTTATCTGAGCAAAGCCAATGTCGTAGAACCGCATTACCATCAAAATGCCGCAGAACTCGTCTATTGTATCTCCGGGGCAGCTGTAGTTTCCTTAATAAACCCATTCACCAATGAGCTGCTCCACTTCCCGATTGCTCCGGGCCAGGTAGCGAATGTGCCGCAGGGCTGGTGGCATTATGAGGTAGCTACAGTGGACTGTACGCATCTGCTGGCTATTTTTAATGCACCTACACCGGAGGTTATTCTGGGTTCGGATATTCTGAAGCTGACTCCTGCCAATGTGCTGGCCCATACTTACTGCCTGAATGAAGCCAAAGTAAAGGATACGCTGGCGCCGGTGAAGCCGAGAACGTTCATTGGACCGCCTGCAGACTGCTGTGAACCAGCCAATGTCATGGCTGAAAATGCTGCTGCTCCCAATATGCCGGCTTACCAGTATCCAGGTACGCAGCCGGTGGCTCAGGGCTACGGATATCAGCATTATCCAATGCAAGGTTATTATGCGCAGCCTTATGCCCAGCAGTATCGTGAGCAGCCTTACAGCCAGAGCTATCCAACGTATCAGAACCAGGCCGTCCAGGAATAG
- a CDS encoding acryloyl-CoA reductase, with amino-acid sequence MPDTFQALVVDKSEQFTVQVKELSLEDLPAGEVLIRVAYSSVNYKDGLASIPNGNIVRSYPFVPGIDLSGTVVSSTDSRFREGQPVIATSYGIGVSHYGGFSEYARIPAEWVVPLPEGLSLREAMIYGTAGFTAALSVQALEDQGAAPDKGTVLVTGATGGVGGSAVAMLAKKGYHVAASTGRTEEAGYLLALGAAEILSREEVGSGAAKPLDKQRWQAAVDSVGGEPLAAILSKIAYGGAVAASGLTAGTAVPTSVLPFILRGVSLLGIDSVSCPAGKRQMIWERMAGDLKPDTLESLVDREIRLAELPAALEDILKSNTRGRVLVRLA; translated from the coding sequence ATGCCGGATACATTTCAGGCTTTGGTTGTAGACAAATCGGAACAATTTACGGTTCAGGTAAAAGAGTTATCTCTGGAAGATCTGCCCGCCGGTGAAGTCCTGATCAGGGTAGCCTACTCCAGCGTCAATTATAAGGACGGCTTGGCCAGCATTCCGAACGGCAACATCGTGCGCAGTTACCCTTTTGTTCCGGGGATTGATCTGTCGGGGACTGTAGTCTCCTCAACAGACAGCCGCTTCCGGGAAGGCCAGCCGGTAATTGCCACCAGCTATGGCATCGGCGTATCGCATTACGGCGGCTTCAGCGAGTATGCCCGGATTCCTGCGGAATGGGTTGTGCCTCTGCCGGAAGGACTCAGCCTCCGTGAAGCGATGATCTATGGGACTGCCGGATTCACTGCCGCATTGTCGGTTCAGGCGCTCGAGGATCAGGGAGCCGCTCCGGATAAAGGTACAGTGCTTGTCACCGGCGCCACCGGCGGCGTAGGCGGCTCGGCCGTAGCCATGCTGGCTAAGAAAGGCTATCATGTCGCAGCCAGCACCGGCCGGACTGAGGAAGCCGGTTACCTGCTGGCTTTGGGCGCGGCCGAGATCCTCTCCCGCGAGGAGGTTGGCAGCGGCGCGGCCAAGCCGCTCGATAAACAGCGCTGGCAGGCGGCTGTTGATTCTGTCGGCGGTGAACCGCTGGCAGCCATTCTTAGCAAAATCGCCTACGGCGGCGCGGTCGCCGCAAGCGGACTTACCGCCGGAACTGCGGTGCCGACATCAGTGCTGCCGTTTATCCTGCGCGGTGTAAGCCTGCTGGGGATTGACTCTGTCTCCTGCCCTGCCGGTAAACGGCAGATGATTTGGGAACGGATGGCCGGTGATCTGAAGCCGGATACCCTGGAAAGCCTTGTCGACCGTGAGATCAGGCTGGCAGAGCTGCCCGCTGCACTCGAAGACATTTTGAAATCCAATACCAGGGGCCGTGTGCTTGTCCGCCTGGCCTGA